The genomic window TCGCACTTAGAAAATGAACCTTATGACCGTCAGCTAGAATATCATTTAGGAGAGAGGATAAATGAAAAAAGGCTTAGCACCGATTGTTGACCAACAGACAGAAGTCCTTATTTTAGGAAGCGGACCCAGTGACCGTAGTATTGCTTTACAGCAATACTACGGAAATAGAGGCAATCAATTTTGGAAAGTTGTTTTTGGTGCCTTGAAACAAATTGATCCAATCAATTATACAGAGAGAATCGCCTTACTCAAAGCAAATCATATCGGCTTGTGGGATGTTTATGGCGCCTTTGACCGACAAGGGAGTATGGATACCAATTATAAAGAAACCCAGCTAAATGATTTTTCAGAAATTCTTACTTTGGCCTCTCTAAAAAAAATTATCGCCAATGGAAATGAATCTTTTCGAATCATTGAAAAGCATGCGTTATTTCCTGAGCTGCCTGTTGAAAAATGCTCCTCTACAAGTGGCGCAAATAATGGGCGACAGGTACAACGCAAAGCAGAATGGGAGAGCGCATTGGCCTTTTTAACACAATAAGAGAGAAAATAAGGCATTTAAATGCCTTATTTTCTCTCTTTTGGTTACTCAATTGGGAACAATAGCGAACGCTCGAATATTGAAGCCGGGCGCTCGTTTGATCTTCGGAACACCAAGTACAATTGCGGCACCGACGGCTGGAACCTCTGACAAATTTGTCAGCACCTCGACTTGAAATTTGTCCTGTGAAAGCCAATAAAGTTCACCGATCAATCCCCCATTAGCCGTACACGCTACAGCAGAATCTGTATCCAACGTCTCATGTCCAATCGCTTGAACGTTTCTTTGCTCGTGGAGAAACTGCAATGCTTCTAACGACCAACCAGGCGTATGGGCTTGTCCCTGTTCATCTCGATTATAAAAATCATCGTGGTTTTCCCAGCGCTTGGACCAGTCACTGGCAAAAGCAACAAAGCTTTCTGCAGGAATCGCGCCGTGCTTGTCTTCAAATGCATGAATATCGGCAACCGAAAGCTCATAATCATGATTAGCTGCCACTTCTGTTTCTTTATGCAAAACAATCAATGGCAATACCAGCTCTTTCAATTCCAGCTCTTCCAAATGACGTTTCCCTGAGGCGAAATGGCTGGGCGCATCGATATGAGTCCCATATTGTGTAACCAAATTATATTCTTTTGCAAAAAATCCATGTTCCTCAACAGTAAACAAGGTCTTCTCGGTCAATGGCTTGAAGGACGCAAAATAGGGAATCTCTCCTGAAACCTCATGCGTCAAATCGATCCATTTTTGCTGCTTCAAAAATGTGATACTTTCTAAAATTGTCGTCATAGACGCACCCCCTAGTCGTTCGGCCAAACCTCTTTTGCTACCTCTACAACCAATTTCAACTTCGCCCATTGGTCCGCTTCACTCACTTTATTGCCTTCATGTGTTGAAGAAAACCCACATTGTGGACTTAGACACAATTGATCCAATGGCACATACTGAGAAGCCTCCTTGATTCGGTTCTTCAACAGCTCTTTACTTTCTAATTCTGGTGTTTTGGTTGTTACCAATCCCAAAACTACCCGTTGATCTTTGATATTTTTCAACGGTTCAAAACTGCCTGACCGTTCGTCATCAAACTCAAGGAAGAACCCATCGAATGCCGTGATTGCTAAAAGTCTCTCCGCAATAAGATCATAGGAACCGTCATATAGCCAATGGGATTGAAAATTCCCTTTACAGAAATGGAAGGTTACTGCTAAATCAGCAGGTTTGTTTGCTAAGATCGCCTCGGTAATATCGCCAAATTCTTGGATAAGCTCATCCGGATCATAGCCATTCTGTTCGATCATCCCACGAAAACGTGCATCAAATAGTCCACCCCAGCTAGTATCATCCAATTGCAGATAGCGACAGCCCGCCGCATAAAACGCTTCAATCGCCTCTTGGTAGGTAGTGATCAAGTCCTGAATAAAGTCAGCCTTTTTCTCATACGCAGGTTTTTCATGATACTGCTTAGATAAAATAAAGGAATCCAAATAGATCATATTTGGTCCGGGAATCGTTTGTTTGGCAATCGCTTCTCCCGCATGTTCTTTCGTAAATTTGAAATGTGACAGGAATGGATGTGCCGAGTTAAATGACAGCTTATCACTGACAAATGTCCCCTGTGCTTCTGTTGTTAATCCAAAAGCTGTTGTTTCAAAATCATAAACTGTAATACCATTCAGCCCTGCAATAAAATCTAAATGCCACCAACGGCGACGAAACTCTCCATCTGTAACCGCAAGCAACCCGACTTCCTTTTGTTTTTCAATAATTTTGATGATTTCTTGATCTTCGACCTTCGTCAAATCCTCTTTTGAAATATTGCCTTGTTTAAATTGTTCCCGCGCTTCTTTTAGTGCTGTCGGACGTAGCAAGCTCCCTACTTGATCCCAGCGAAAGGGGATAGTTGTCATGTGTTTTCCTCCTCTATTTTTGTTGATAAAAAAAAGCCCTTAGACATCGTAAAAGATCTCTAAGGACATATAGATATGTGTTACCACCTTATTTCGCAGCCGTTTCACAATTGCTGCCTCATTCAGTACCCAACGCAAGGTTGGAGACTAGTGTTCATTAACGGAACAAACCGTACCTTCTTAAATCATTCAGAAGATCCACTCAAAAGCCATTTTCAAAATAAGCATATCTCGTCCTTTTTCAGCTGTCAGGACTCTCTGTTGGAGAAGGCATTATTTTTACTTTCTTTCTCATTGTGTTTTAATATTCGTTTCACTCAATATAGCAAACAAACCAAGCGCTTGTCAATGTCATTCGAAAAAAGAACCGAGGCAACCAAGTATTTTGATTGCTTCGGACTCTGCTTCTGCTTTAGTAGCTTCCTTTTATCACAAAATAATAGCCGCGGATTACACCTGCCAGCTTAGATTTTTGGCGGGCAAACTTGAATTTCCCTTCCAGCTCTGTCGGTACCTCCATCCCTTCTGAAAGCTTGAAGCCAACTGCTCGCTTGCCTTCGTCTGATAGGCTGTACATTACATTGACAGACAGACCGTTTTCATAAAACACATAAGAAAATCTTGTCCCCTCTGCCTCAAAATCAGTTACTTCCAGTGGTTTATAAGGAAAGTGCAGCTCTCTTTCTTGTAAAATTTTTTCGATCCACGCCAGTGTTTCCGGTGCTTCATCGGCAGGAACGGTGACAAATTCATGTTTGTATTTGTTCCAAAAATATCTTGCTTCATTTGCACGAAGTCCGGCCAATGCATCAGCAAATGGAGAACTTTCCAAGCCAACCGTTGATACTTCTTTAAAATCTACTTTATACGACATACTAGTCCCCTCTTCTATGTTTTATATAGTAAGTATAATCAGAGAAGAAGAAACTACAAAAGAATAGGTTCTGAAATTGGTACCAAACATAAATTAGCTAAGAAAATGTACGTATGCTCTCACTTATTATGATTTTCAAAAGGATTCATCTTTAGCAATCAATGCTTGAAACAGAGTCAGTGTTTCAATGGTCTTCTTTTTGTTTGCCACAGGTGCTTCTGCTCTCATCCATCTTTCGATAATCCCAGCCATCGCTTCTGCACAACCTATCAATGTCAGTTCATTGTCCGCAAAGCTCTGAGTATAGTTTTCCAGCAATTGATCAGCAAAAATCTGCTTTATCTTTTCTCTGACCCATTGATTTTCTTCTCTGTTCAGCAGATTCTTCAAAATAGCTCCTGCCCCATCTAGCTCATCAAGAAACTTCGTCCAATTGCTAATGGATAGCGATGTGCCAAAAGTCCTACTACACATATCATTGAACCAGCTAAACTGTTCATCCAACAGACTATATTTATCAAGATAATAGATATAGAACGTGTTTCTACTGATTCCAGCCTCCTCCGAAAGCTTGGTCACAGAAATTTCTTCAAAGGTATGTTCCTGAAGCAACACCTCAAAGGCATGAAGAATCAACTTCTTCGATTTTACAGTACGTAGATCTCCCACGACATTTTCACCTTCTTTGGGTGTATCCAAGACGTTAATACAATCAATTTTTTAAGATACACATTAATTAAGATTTTGATCGACTAATTGACAGTCATTGATACGCATGAATCGAAAAATCTCTCCCGGAAGCTCTTTCCAATAACGAACCAGCTTTTGAAAAAGACTTGCTTCTGCGGTCATCTCATATTCTGTGACAGTCACGCCAAAGTTTTTTCGCGTTTCTCTTTTAGCTTCTTCCTCGAAGACTTTCAATGCTTGTTGCTTCTGACTCTCCACAGCTAGTGTGTCGATTTCTAGATAGGAGCCTTCGATTTTTTTCACTCGCTCTATAAAATAGAGTGTTTGAGTCTCGGTACTCATCGTTTCACCTTCTTCATCCAAATTTTTCTGTATGTTTCATTTCTATTTTTTCAAACTGGCTATTATATAAATCGGCATAAAATCCTTGTTGCCCGATCAACTCATCGTGGGAGCCTTTCTCAATGATATTCCCCTCTTTCATTACCAAAATCAAATCAGCATTACGAATCGTAGATAGGCGATGGGCAATAACAAAGGATGTTCGACCTTCCATCAGACGATCCATCGCTTTTTGTATCAGTTCTTCAGTCCGTGTATCAACGGAACTGGTTGCTTCATCCAAAATCAACATCGGTGCGTCCTTGATCAACGCTCGAGCAATCGTCAACAGTTGTTTCTGTCCAACTGAAAGAGAAACACTATCATCTAAAACAGTCTCGTAACCGTTTGGTAAGGTGCGAATAAAATGATCGATTCCAACCGCTTTACACGCAGCTATTACCCGCTCCTGACTGACACCCGATTGGTTGTAAATCAAATTTTCAGTTATCGTTCCTTCAAACAACCATGTATCCTGCAGCACCATACAGAATTGATCATGAACTTCCTCGCGTGTCATACTCGCTATCGGTACACCATCGATCGTGATTTGCCCTTGATTGATTTCATAAAATTTCATCAACAAGTTGACAATCGTTGTTTTCCCTGCACCGGTCGGACCGACAATCGCAATCTTTTGACCTACTCGTGCTTCAGCAGAAAAGTTTTTAATGATTGTTTTGGACGCGTCATAGCCAAAGCTGACATTTGAAAATGTGACATTTCCTGTTACGCTCTTCAATTGAACTGCTTTGTCTGTTTCGTCCTCCATCTCTTCCTCATCTAAAAACTCAAAAACCCGAAACATCGCTGCACCTGCTGATTGCAAACTGGAAACAGCTTGAGCTAATTGCCCTAAAGGCTGTGAAAACAGACGAACATAAACCATAAAAGCCACAATCACACCAAATGTAATTTGTCCATTTAGTGCTAGAATAGCACCGACAACACATACTGCAACATAACCAAAATTACCAATAAAGCCCATCAGCGGTTGCATGATTCCTGATAAAAACTGTGATTTCCACACACTGCCATGCAGCTTATCATTTAACTCAGTAAATGTAGCAGACATATTTTCCGCTGCGCTATATGACGTGATGACATTGTGTCCGGAGTAAGCCTCTTCAACAAAGCTGTTGACCTCAGCCAAATTATTTTGTTGTCCATCAAAGTGCACTTGCGACTTCTTCATAATGATCATCATCAAAGCAAAACCAAGCAGTACTGAAACGACAGCCGTCAAACACAAAATCGGGTTTGATTTAACCATCATGAACAGACAACCAATAAATAGAGTAATAGATGGAACAAGCGAGCCCAGACTTTGGTTCAGTGACTGACCAACCGTATCTAAGTCATTCGTTACCCGACTCAACGTATCGCCTTGACTATGAGAATCAAAATAGCTTAATGGAATTTTATTGATTTTTGCGGAGATTTGCTCTCTGAGTTTCTTTGAAAAGCGCTGCGTAACAGTTGCCATAATGTAACCTTGTCCGTATGACATCAAAATCCCAATACCATAAATGATTGCCAGTGACAAACAAATACTGCTAATTTGCTCCAAATCGATCGAGCTCTGTAACCCTACGGTGATTAAATCTGTGATCTCGCTCAATTTGTCTGGCCCGATGATCGATGTGATGCTGCCAATGACTGCCAAAATAACTGCTATGGCAAATGGGACTGTATACTCGGAGGCATACTTTTTAATATTGTTCATAAAATTAGAGGTCTTCTTTTCTTCTACATGCGTTTCTGTTAATGTACTATCCATTCGCTAATTCCTCCTTTGAAAGCTGTGAATAAGCAATTTCCTGATATACTCTATTGGTTTTTAAGAGTGATTGATGCGTCCCTTGCCCGACGACCGTTCCTTCATCCAATACAAGAATCTCATCGGCATCCATAATCGTGCTGATTCGCTGGGCAACAATCAGCTTCGTCGCGTCCTTGACCTTTTCAGCCAATACGTCTCTCAGCTTTTTATCTGTCTTATAATCCAACGCGGAGAAGGAATCATCAAAAATCAAGAATTCCGGCTCTCGTGCCACTGCTCGAGCAATCGCCAAACGTTGCTTCTGACCACCGGAAAAGTTTGTGCCATTTTGGGCAACATGACTGTCCAAACGATCTTTTTCTCCCTCAACAAAATCTTTCGCCTGTGCAATTTCTAACGCTTGGTTTATTTTCTCATCATTTAAGGGAGACGCACTACTCTGACCAAAATCGACATTGGAACGAATGGTCCCACTGAACAAGACAGCCTTCTGAGGAATATAACCGATTTTATCGTTCAAATCCTGATGGCTGTACTCCTGAATGTTTTTTCCATCGACGGTTATCGTTCCTTCTGTCACATCATAGAAACGTGGAATCAGATTTACGATCGTACTTTTCCCACTACCCGTTGAACCGATAAAAGCGATTGTTTCTCCTTTATTTGCCTTGAAGCTGACATTTTTGATGACAGCCTCTGACGCATTTGGATAAGTGAAAGACACATTTGAAAACTCGATCGCTCCTTCACCG from Enterococcus sp. 9E7_DIV0242 includes these protein-coding regions:
- a CDS encoding DNA-deoxyinosine glycosylase — encoded protein: MKKGLAPIVDQQTEVLILGSGPSDRSIALQQYYGNRGNQFWKVVFGALKQIDPINYTERIALLKANHIGLWDVYGAFDRQGSMDTNYKETQLNDFSEILTLASLKKIIANGNESFRIIEKHALFPELPVEKCSSTSGANNGRQVQRKAEWESALAFLTQ
- a CDS encoding cyclase family protein, with protein sequence MTTILESITFLKQQKWIDLTHEVSGEIPYFASFKPLTEKTLFTVEEHGFFAKEYNLVTQYGTHIDAPSHFASGKRHLEELELKELVLPLIVLHKETEVAANHDYELSVADIHAFEDKHGAIPAESFVAFASDWSKRWENHDDFYNRDEQGQAHTPGWSLEALQFLHEQRNVQAIGHETLDTDSAVACTANGGLIGELYWLSQDKFQVEVLTNLSEVPAVGAAIVLGVPKIKRAPGFNIRAFAIVPN
- a CDS encoding 5-methyltetrahydropteroyltriglutamate--homocysteine S-methyltransferase, which produces MTTIPFRWDQVGSLLRPTALKEAREQFKQGNISKEDLTKVEDQEIIKIIEKQKEVGLLAVTDGEFRRRWWHLDFIAGLNGITVYDFETTAFGLTTEAQGTFVSDKLSFNSAHPFLSHFKFTKEHAGEAIAKQTIPGPNMIYLDSFILSKQYHEKPAYEKKADFIQDLITTYQEAIEAFYAAGCRYLQLDDTSWGGLFDARFRGMIEQNGYDPDELIQEFGDITEAILANKPADLAVTFHFCKGNFQSHWLYDGSYDLIAERLLAITAFDGFFLEFDDERSGSFEPLKNIKDQRVVLGLVTTKTPELESKELLKNRIKEASQYVPLDQLCLSPQCGFSSTHEGNKVSEADQWAKLKLVVEVAKEVWPND
- a CDS encoding phage tail protein codes for the protein MSYKVDFKEVSTVGLESSPFADALAGLRANEARYFWNKYKHEFVTVPADEAPETLAWIEKILQERELHFPYKPLEVTDFEAEGTRFSYVFYENGLSVNVMYSLSDEGKRAVGFKLSEGMEVPTELEGKFKFARQKSKLAGVIRGYYFVIKGSY
- a CDS encoding TetR family transcriptional regulator, with translation MGDLRTVKSKKLILHAFEVLLQEHTFEEISVTKLSEEAGISRNTFYIYYLDKYSLLDEQFSWFNDMCSRTFGTSLSISNWTKFLDELDGAGAILKNLLNREENQWVREKIKQIFADQLLENYTQSFADNELTLIGCAEAMAGIIERWMRAEAPVANKKKTIETLTLFQALIAKDESF
- a CDS encoding ABC transporter ATP-binding protein, which translates into the protein MDSTLTETHVEEKKTSNFMNNIKKYASEYTVPFAIAVILAVIGSITSIIGPDKLSEITDLITVGLQSSIDLEQISSICLSLAIIYGIGILMSYGQGYIMATVTQRFSKKLREQISAKINKIPLSYFDSHSQGDTLSRVTNDLDTVGQSLNQSLGSLVPSITLFIGCLFMMVKSNPILCLTAVVSVLLGFALMMIIMKKSQVHFDGQQNNLAEVNSFVEEAYSGHNVITSYSAAENMSATFTELNDKLHGSVWKSQFLSGIMQPLMGFIGNFGYVAVCVVGAILALNGQITFGVIVAFMVYVRLFSQPLGQLAQAVSSLQSAGAAMFRVFEFLDEEEMEDETDKAVQLKSVTGNVTFSNVSFGYDASKTIIKNFSAEARVGQKIAIVGPTGAGKTTIVNLLMKFYEINQGQITIDGVPIASMTREEVHDQFCMVLQDTWLFEGTITENLIYNQSGVSQERVIAACKAVGIDHFIRTLPNGYETVLDDSVSLSVGQKQLLTIARALIKDAPMLILDEATSSVDTRTEELIQKAMDRLMEGRTSFVIAHRLSTIRNADLILVMKEGNIIEKGSHDELIGQQGFYADLYNSQFEKIEMKHTEKFG